A region from the Canis lupus dingo isolate Sandy chromosome X, ASM325472v2, whole genome shotgun sequence genome encodes:
- the NLGN3 gene encoding neuroligin-3 isoform X4 gives MVYIHGGSYMEGTGNMIDGSVLASYGNVIVITLNYRVGVLGFLSTGDQAAKGNYGLLDQIQALRWVSENIAFFGGDPRRITVFGSGIGASCVSLLTLSHHSEGLFQRAIIQSGSALSSWAVNYQPVKYTSLLADKVGCNVLDTVDMVDCLRQKSAKELVEQDIQPARYHVAFGPVIDGDVIPDDPEILMEQGEFLNYDIMLGVNQGEGLKFVEGVVDPEDGVSGTDFDYSVSNFVDNLYGYPEGKDTLRETIKFMYTDWADRDNPETRRKTLVALFTDHQWVEPSVVTADLHARYGSPTYFYAFYHHCQSLMKPAWSDAAHGDEVPYVFGVPMVGPTDLFPCNFSKNDVMLSAVVMTYWTNFAKTGDPNKPVPQDTKFIHTKANRFEEVAWSKYNPRDQLYLHIGLKPRVRDHYRATKVAFWKHLVPHLYNLHDMFHYTSTTTKVPPPDTTHSSHITRRPNGKTWSTKRPAISPAYSNENAQGSWNGDQDAGPLLVENPRDYSTELSVTIAVGASLLFLNVLAFAALYYRKDKRRQEPLRQPSPQRGAGAPELGAAPEEELAALQLGPTHHECEAAPPHDTLRLTALPDYTLTLRRSPDDIPLMTPNTITMIPNSLVGLQTLHPYNTFAAGFNSTGLPHSHSTTRV, from the exons GTTTCCTGAGCACCGGTGATCAGGCTGCCAAGGGCAACTATGGGCTCCTTGACCAAATCCAGGCCCTCCGCTGGGTGAGCGAGAACATTGCCTTCTTTGGTGGTGATCCCCGCCGTAtcactgtctttggctcaggcatcGGTGCATCCTGTGTGAGCCTCCTCACTCTGTCGCATCACTCGGAGG GGCTTTTCCAGAGGGCCATCATCCAAAGTGGTTCTGCTCTGTCCAGCTGGGCTGTGAACTACCAACCAGTGAAGTATACCAGCCTGCTGGCAGACAAGGTAGGCTGTAACGTGCTAGACACAGTGGACATGGTGGACTGTCTTCGTCAAAAGAGTGCCAAGGAGCTAGTAGAGCAGGACATCCAGCCAGCCCGCTACCATGTGGCCTTTGGCCCTGTGATCGATGGGGACGTCATTCCTGATGACCCCGAGATTCTCATGGAGCAGGGCGAGTTCCTCAACTATGACATTATGCTAGGGGTCAACCAGGGCGAGGGACTCAAGTTCGTGGAAGGGGTGGTTGACCCTGAGGACGGCGTCTCTGGCACCGACTTTGACTACTCAGTCTCCAACTTTGTGGACAATCTATATGGCTATCCTGAGGGTAAGGACACCCTGCGGGAGACCATCAAGTTCATGTACACAGACTGGGCAGACCGTGACAATCCGGAGACCCGCCGCAAAACACTGGTGGCACTCTTCACTGACCACCAGTGGGTGGAGCCCTCGGTGGTGACCGCTGATCTGCACGCCCGCTATGGCTCACCCACCTACTTCTATGCCTTCTACCATCACTGCCAGAGCCTCATGAAGCCTGCTTGGTCAGATGCAGCTCATGGGGACGAAGTACCCTATGTTTTTGGTGTCCCTATGGTAGGCCCCACTGACCTCTTCCCCTGTAATTTCTCCAAGAATGACGTTATGCTCAGCGCTGTCGTCATGACCTACTGGACCAACTTTGCCAAGACCGG GGATCCGAACAAGCCGGTCCCCCAGGATACCAAGTTCATTCACACCAAGGCCAACCGCTTTGAGGAAGTGGCCTGGTCCAAATACAATCCCCGAGACCAACTCTACCTTCACATCGGGCTGAAACCAAGGGTCCGCGATCATTACCGGGCCACTAAGGTGGCCTTCTGGAAACATCTGGTGCCCCACCTATACAACCTGCATGACATGTTCCACTATACGTCCACAACCACCAAAGTGCCGCCCCCGGATACCACCCACAGCTCCCACATCACCCGCAGGCCCAACGGCAAGACCTGGAGCACCAAGCGTCCAGCCATCTCCCCTGCCTACAGCAATGAGAATGCCCAAGGGTCCTGGAATGGGGACCAGGATGCAGGGCCACTCCTGGTGGAGAACCCTCGTGACTACTCCACTGAATTAAGTGTCACCATCGCTGTGGGGGCCTCCCTCCTGTTCCTGAACGTTCTGGCCTTTGCTGCCCTCTACTACCGCAAGGACAAACGGCGTCAGGAGCCCCTGCGGCAGCCTAGCCCTCAGAGGGGAGCCGGGGCCCCTGAATTGGGAGCTGCTCCTGAGGAGGAGCTGGCAGCATTACAGCTGGGCCCCACCCACCATGAATGTGAGGCTGCCCCCCCCCATGACACACTGCGCCTCACTGCACTGCCTGACTACACGCTGACCCTGCGTCGCTCCCCTGATGACATCCCACTCATGACACCCAACACCATCACTATGATTCCCAACTCCTTAGTGGGGCTGCAGACATTGCACCCCTATAACACCTTTGCCGCAGGGTTCAATAGTACTGGGCTGCCCCACTCACACTCCACCACCCGGGTATAG